The DNA segment TTGAGTTAAAAGCAGGAACATTGTATCCGCTGCTCCATAGCTTGGAACAAAAAAATATGCTCACCTCTTACGAAAAAAGCACGAGTAACCTGAGGGTGCGCAAGTACTACAGTATTACTAAAACAGGACGCAAGTACTTGGACGAGAAAACAAAAGAGTGGAAAGTTTATACCTCTGCTGTAAATAATGTCTTGGGAGGTGTAGATTTTGCTACAGTCCAATAAATTTGCCGATTATTTGGAAACTGTCCGCCGGCAGATACGCTGGAAAAGGGCTCAAACCTATGTTTTAGAGGAAATCGAAAACCATTTGGCTGACCAAAAGGATGCTTTTCAAAGAGACGGCCTTGATGAGGAAACGGCTGCGATCAGGGCTATAGCAGAAATGGGTGATCCGGTAATGGTTGGTGAGCAGCTTGATCGTACGCACAGGCCCCAGCCGGATTGGCCGCTGTTGGCTATGACAGCTCTATTGATTATTTTGGGGCTTTCTATTCAATTCATTATAGGAACGGATATCAATGATGGAATGGAACGGTTCTACAGACAGGTTATTTGGGCTGGACTGGCGGTGATTGTTTTTCTGGCTGCTTATTTTCTGGACTTTACGATCATAGGGAAATACTCATTGATTATTTATGGGCTGCTCATGGCTATAGCATTAGGTGATTATTGGCTTTCCGGTGGCGGGATTTCCGGATATAATACTGCAATTTATCCGCTGTTGCTGTTCCCCACCATTTTTGCCGGGCTTGTGTATCGGATGCGCAATGAGGGATATTGGGGGCTTGCTTTTTGCGGTGCATTAGCAATTATCCCGATAATTTTAATATCGTTTATGCATTACTTAACGGTTCTTTTTCTGGTTGGCACTTCCTGCCTTATTATATTAACAGTTGCCGTTGCCAAAGGATGGTTTAAGGTAAGAAAGCTATACGCTTTGTTTATAGTGTATTTTTCTTCTGGGGTCATCTTTTCAACTATGTTTTTTACGATGATAAATCAAGAGTACGTTAGAATTAGGCTGCAAGCTGCATTGAATC comes from the Desulfitobacterium chlororespirans DSM 11544 genome and includes:
- a CDS encoding PadR family transcriptional regulator, whose product is MPIDKSLLTGSTTMLILKLLEETDMYGYEMIEELSKKSQNIFELKAGTLYPLLHSLEQKNMLTSYEKSTSNLRVRKYYSITKTGRKYLDEKTKEWKVYTSAVNNVLGGVDFATVQ
- a CDS encoding FtsW/RodA/SpoVE family cell cycle protein, which encodes MLQSNKFADYLETVRRQIRWKRAQTYVLEEIENHLADQKDAFQRDGLDEETAAIRAIAEMGDPVMVGEQLDRTHRPQPDWPLLAMTALLIILGLSIQFIIGTDINDGMERFYRQVIWAGLAVIVFLAAYFLDFTIIGKYSLIIYGLLMAIALGDYWLSGGGISGYNTAIYPLLLFPTIFAGLVYRMRNEGYWGLAFCGALAIIPIILISFMHYLTVLFLVGTSCLIILTVAVAKGWFKVRKLYALFIVYFSSGVIFSTMFFTMINQEYVRIRLQAALNPSSDPTGAGYMATLVQKLLSHSQLFGEGLPVGDYGYPIAKILPEINTNFLLTYLTHKFGWVLLIGILVIFAVFIVRAVLMSKRQKSALGQLVSLALILTFAIQVLTYIAFNLGFLVFNPVSLPFISYGGRALLINTCLIGFLLSIFRTGSLVSDKVGATVIKAGRLIQYEDGKIIINLKAAQ